The DNA window TTTATAAAAGGTTCACAAGGATGTCCTGACGAGCGGATTGAAATGGCCCAGAAGAACGCTGCCCACGGGAAGGAGACATGCAGATGGTGCGACAGGTGCGGCACTCTTCTCTTAGGGGATTCCTGTTCGTCATGCGGCTCGGATGGGAGGGAGTTCGAGGTCAACAGCCCCGGAGACATCCGCCCGTGCATGGGGGACAGCGCGGATCTGGTTCTCAGGCTTTTCAGGCAGGAGTTCGGAACCGATGCTCCCCTCAGAGGCAAGGCCATCTTTCTAAACAAAGTGCCCGGCGAGGATCGCGCGGATGAGATCGTCGCCCATGGCGCAGTTCTGGGGCTGCTGAGGTTCGATATCAGGCTGGGCGACATCGTCCTGGAGATAAGGCAAGCCGGGGCGGAGATTTTCGATGGAAGCGCGACCAAGAACGTCGTGGTCTTCGGCGGGATGTCCGGCCATCTCAAGGGGAAATCGGTCCCGGGGGCTAACGTATTCGATGTCAAGGGCGAATTCGGGAAGGGAAGCGCGCTCATACTCAGAAAAGGCGGCAAGATAGGCGCAGGGATCGCTTTGGCGCCGTCCGACGGAATGAAAGAAGCGGACAAAGCGGTCAAGATACGCGATCTGGACGCTCCATCCGGGATGCCTTTGTCTCCCGATGCGGACCTCAGAACTTTCGCCGAATGCAACAAAGGGCACGTCAAGCGCATAGGGCGCCGCGCAGCGCGTGAGATAAGGGAATTCCTGTCCAAATCGGGGCGGGACCTTCCGGTGACGGTCTCGTTCTCCGGTGGCAAGGATTCTTTGGTAGCTTGCGCTTTGGCCATGGAAGCCGCGGGGAAGCCCGAACTGATGTACATAGACACAGGTTTGGAGTTCCCGGAGACGAGGGAATATGTCAGACAATTCGCCGAGAAGAGCGGATGCGCTCTGCATAAGGCATCCGGAGGGAATGGGTTCTGGGAGAACGTGGATTCCTTCGGCCCCCCAGCCAAGGATTTCCGCTGGTGCTGCAAGGTCTGCAAGCTCGGGCCGGTATCCGAGATGATAGAGCGGGATTTCCCGGGCGGAGCGATAACCGTCGAAGGGAACCGTTGGCTGGAATCGTACGCCCGTTCGGGAATAGGTTTCGTGTCGAAGAATCCTTTCGTACCGAATCAGGTCAATCTGAATCCTATAAGGTCCTGGCGTTTGGCTGATGTTTGGGCATACATATTGGTGCATGGCCTCCAATACAACCCGCTTTACGACAGGGATTTCGAGCGCATTGGCTGCTATCTCTGCCCTTCCTGCCTTTCCAGCGAGTGGAAGAACACCGGAAGGATCCATCCCGAGCTTTATGCCAGATGGGAGGGTTATCTGAGGGATTACGCGGAAAAGCGCGGGCTTCCCCAGGAATACGTCAGCATGGGATTCTGGAGGTGGAAGGTTCTTCCGCCCAAGATGGTCCAGCTTTCGGAAGGGATGGGCCTATGCATGCGCCCGACAGCATCGACCGGTCCAGCCATGGATCTTCTCAAGGGGGCTTCTCCATGCGTCGCGGGAGGGTATTCGATCGAGGCAGTGATCCGCGTCCAGAGAAACAGGGATTTCTCATATGTGGAGGACGCACTGAGGACCGCGGGGGACGTGAAGTATTCCCCTGAATACGAGATAGCTCTGCTCAGGACGCCGATCGGAAGGGCGAAGCTGTTCGGCGGGGGCCAGATATCTGTCACCGCTCCGGACGCGAAGAATGCCAGGAAAGTGTTCGAGACGGCGGCCAAAGCGCTGATCCGCGCGGAGATGTGCACCGAGTGCGGGATATGCGCCAAGAAATGCCCCAGACATGCGATATCCATATCCGGCGGCATGAGGGTCGATCCCGGGAGATGCGATTCCTGCGGCGCTTGCGCCAAATCCTGCATGGTCGTCCATTATTACGACAAACTTATGGAAGGGGCTTCGGGGAAGCCGCGAAGCAAGGAATAAAATACTGTCTCGCCGTCAAGCGGGCATGGATTTGACCTTGGGCCTCGCGATGATTCTGGGGATAGGCCCCGCTCTCGCTCTGATGTATCTGATAGTGAGGGAATACACCTTCCCGAGGGTTGAGCAGCCGTTCTTCAGCGACCCAACGTTCTTCAGCCTGTTCATCGTCGGTCTGGTCGAAGGTTCCGTCCTATTCGTTCTTCTGAGGATGTTCGGATTCGCGTCCAACATCATCTATATGCTTCTGTTCGCGGCCGTGGAGATTCTGGCTATGTTCGTGGTCATGAATCTGCGTCGTTTCCGCGGGAAATCGGATTCGGTTTTCTACGGGTTCGGCCTCGGCCTCGGGATGTCCAGCGGTCTGGCCACGGGAATATGCTTCACCCTCGCCAGCGTTGTCGACCATCTGGACGCGTCGGCCATAACAATGGTCGTGATCTCCGTCTCTCTCGCGCTCATGCTGGGCGCCTGCGGGACCAACGTCGGGGAGGGCATCGCCAGGAATTATCCCACCCAGTTCATTCTCCAGGCGCTTCTGATACTCGCGGCCTTCAACATCGCCCTCACCGTGGTCCTCCAGGGAGGAGAGATAGGCGGGCAGATCACATATTACGCATGCCAGGTCCTGCTCCTTCTGATTTCGGGGTTCTACTTCTACAGGATGATGCGCGTGAAGCTCCCCGGAGTGGTGAAGGACGTGCTTAAGATGGAAGGGAAGAAAAGGGATGACATCCCCAGGATGAAATGAGTTTCCGGTCAGGCTTTGTAGACGCCGTGCCTCACTTCGAATATGATGCAGCGGTCCAGCATCGCTGATACCATCTTTTCGGCGCGGTCGCCGGCTATCTCCCTGACGTCTTCCATGGTGAACGTACCCTTGATTTCGGTGAGGCCTTCCGCCAGAATCAGCATTTTGCCGTTCAGATCGGAGCAATGCTCGTACCTGTATACCATGGTCGAGTAAGGGTCCGCTTCGGCTATCTTTTCCCTCTTCTTGAGCGCGTCCGGCGGAACGAATCCCGTAGCCTGCGCCAAAGCCTCTCTGACCGCTTCCTGGCTTTCTGATCTGTAGAAGATCGAGATCATGTCAGTGCGGGATTCAGTGCCGCAGTACGGGCACACCGACGCTTTCTTGGAGAGGTCTATGATGCGGGGGCGCTTGCAGCTTCCGCATTGCGCGAGTCCGTATGCCATCCCATCACCTGTATTCGGTGAAGACGAGGGCGGCCAGGCAGCACCCGTAATTGTCCATGGGTATCGCCAATTCCTCGGTGAGATATTGGATCTCCTCGAATTCGACGCCGCGGATGCGGGCCATCTCGTCCATCTTCCATCTCAGAATCTCTTTGAGGGATTCCGCGGAGCCGTGTATGTGGCCTTCCGCGACGTAGCCGCCTCTGCCGTCCTTCCTGAAGGCGTACGCTATCCCTGCCGCTATGGTTTCGCCCTCGCTTCCGCGCATCTGGGCGAGGACGCAGTGTGTGATGGCGCCCATCGGCATCTCGCACACCTTGACGCGCTCAGCTCCCACCGGAATCACCGAGGAAACGGAGACCAGGTTCTGCTCGCCTATGCCCGCTTTTATGAGGGCCTTGTCGAAGGCGTTGAGGTCGGAAACCTCGCTGAAAGCGGAGCTGCTCGTGATGAAGAATTTGGACGGTACGAGTTCCATATGCTTGCATCTCCCTCGGATAATTATCTGTGTCGGTCATCCGTAGATCATCTTGTTGGAATCGGGCTCCTGCGGGATCCTTATGCTGAGATGCTTGTCAATCTCCTCGGCTTCTTTGAACAGCATATCCGGATCGACTTTCAGCCCGGGTATTATCCTGGAGATGGGGCCGATTATTCCAGCGGCCGCGCCGGGGTCGGGTATGTTCTGGTTCGCCGGAACTATCAGGGACATGACGTTGAACCCATAGAGCGGCCCCTCGTACATCATCACGCCGCTGGTCCCTCTGATCATCCCGCTTTCCATGGATGGGACCTTGGATTTTCTCACCATTTCCATGGAGCCGGGACCGGACCCGCAGGCTATTATGGAATCCTCCGGGCTCATGCGCGGCACGCCTTCGATGCAGATCACCTCTTTGGTCCCGAGGGAGCGCAGATATTCTCCGAGGGATTGGACGACATCGAAGCATTGCTCCGGTTTCGGGGCGTATTCGGAGAGGCAGATAACGACGTCTTTCTCCTTCTTTCCCCTCCTGACTTTGCCCTTGTGCCCGTACATACGGATGGGCGGGTAGGCGTTGCCGCCGGACAGGAAGCAATATGGCGGCAGTTCCGGGCCGGATAGGCCTGCGATGACCGGCATTTTCAATTGTGAAACGTAATAATTGGCGGCGATGGAGCTGACCAGCCCGCTGCTGGGGAACCCTATTATCGCCGACGGCTCGTCCAGGTCCAGCGCGGAATATCTGACGGTCCTTATGTCCATGCCCCGTCATAGTGCCAAAAGTAATAATGGGTTTCGCGGTTCGGGTCCGCATGAGCGG is part of the Candidatus Methanomethylophilaceae archaeon genome and encodes:
- a CDS encoding proteasome assembly chaperone family protein, giving the protein MDIRTVRYSALDLDEPSAIIGFPSSGLVSSIAANYYVSQLKMPVIAGLSGPELPPYCFLSGGNAYPPIRMYGHKGKVRRGKKEKDVVICLSEYAPKPEQCFDVVQSLGEYLRSLGTKEVICIEGVPRMSPEDSIIACGSGPGSMEMVRKSKVPSMESGMIRGTSGVMMYEGPLYGFNVMSLIVPANQNIPDPGAAAGIIGPISRIIPGLKVDPDMLFKEAEEIDKHLSIRIPQEPDSNKMIYG
- a CDS encoding pyruvoyl-dependent arginine decarboxylase, whose amino-acid sequence is MELVPSKFFITSSSAFSEVSDLNAFDKALIKAGIGEQNLVSVSSVIPVGAERVKVCEMPMGAITHCVLAQMRGSEGETIAAGIAYAFRKDGRGGYVAEGHIHGSAESLKEILRWKMDEMARIRGVEFEEIQYLTEELAIPMDNYGCCLAALVFTEYR
- a CDS encoding phosphoadenosine phosphosulfate reductase family protein, with the translated sequence MAQKNAAHGKETCRWCDRCGTLLLGDSCSSCGSDGREFEVNSPGDIRPCMGDSADLVLRLFRQEFGTDAPLRGKAIFLNKVPGEDRADEIVAHGAVLGLLRFDIRLGDIVLEIRQAGAEIFDGSATKNVVVFGGMSGHLKGKSVPGANVFDVKGEFGKGSALILRKGGKIGAGIALAPSDGMKEADKAVKIRDLDAPSGMPLSPDADLRTFAECNKGHVKRIGRRAAREIREFLSKSGRDLPVTVSFSGGKDSLVACALAMEAAGKPELMYIDTGLEFPETREYVRQFAEKSGCALHKASGGNGFWENVDSFGPPAKDFRWCCKVCKLGPVSEMIERDFPGGAITVEGNRWLESYARSGIGFVSKNPFVPNQVNLNPIRSWRLADVWAYILVHGLQYNPLYDRDFERIGCYLCPSCLSSEWKNTGRIHPELYARWEGYLRDYAEKRGLPQEYVSMGFWRWKVLPPKMVQLSEGMGLCMRPTASTGPAMDLLKGASPCVAGGYSIEAVIRVQRNRDFSYVEDALRTAGDVKYSPEYEIALLRTPIGRAKLFGGGQISVTAPDAKNARKVFETAAKALIRAEMCTECGICAKKCPRHAISISGGMRVDPGRCDSCGACAKSCMVVHYYDKLMEGASGKPRSKE